One region of Emys orbicularis isolate rEmyOrb1 chromosome 4, rEmyOrb1.hap1, whole genome shotgun sequence genomic DNA includes:
- the NGB gene encoding neuroglobin, giving the protein MESGRLSSTQQALIRESWQKVSSNLLQHGIVLFTRLFDLDPDLLPLFQYNCKQFSSPQECLSSPEFLDHIRKVMLVIDAAVTHLENLSSLEEYLSNLGKKHQTVGVKVDSFSAVGESLLFMLEKCLGTAFSPDVREAWTRLYGAVVKAMSRGWDARKEGE; this is encoded by the exons ATGGAGAGTGGAAGATTATCCAGCACACAACAGGCGCTGATCCGGGAGAGCTGGCAGAAAGTGAGTAGCAACCTCCTGCAGCATGGCATCGTCTTGTTTACCAG GTTGTTTGATCTGGACCCTGACTTGTTGCCCCTTTTCCAGTACAATTGCAAACAGTTCTCCAGCCCTCAGGAGTGCCTCTCATCGCCCGAGTTCCTGGATCACATTAGGAAG GTGATGCTGGTGATAGATGCTGCTGTGACCCACCTGGAGAACTTGTCCTCTCTGGAAGAATATCTCTCCAACTTGGGCAAGAAACACCAGACAGTTGGTGTGAAGGTGGATTCTTTCTCG GCAGTGGGAGAGTCCTTGCTGTTCATGCTGGAGAAATGCCTCGGTACTGCCTTCAGCCCGGACGTACGAGAGGCTTGGACCAGGCTGTATGGTGCCGTTGTGAAAGCCATGAGCCGTGGCTGGGATGCACGTAAAGAGGGGGAATAG